TGCCTCGTCGTACACGCGGCTGAGCCAGGCCCGCTCCGCAGGCAGGAAGCCCGCCTGCTTCTGGTTGCCTCGCCAGTTCTTGAGGTCGATCTGCTGATGGGCGATGTTCCAGTCGCCGCAGATCAGCACCTCGCGATCGTCGGCGGCGGCCTTGGCCCGCAGCTCGACGAGGTAGGGCAGGAACGCAGCCATGAAGCGTTCCTTCTCCTCCTGCCGCTCGGTGCCGACATCACCGCTGGGCAGATAGAGACTGCCCACCACCAGCCCGGGCAGCTCGACCTCGACGTACCGACCGGACTGGTCGAACTCCTCGACGCCGAAGCCCACCCGCACGGCCGACGGCTCGACGCGGGTCAGCAGCGCGACGCCCGCCCGGCCCTTGAGCGAGCTGTGCGCCGACACCACGTGCCAGCCCGCGGGTTCGCGCAGCGCGGCGGGCAGCTGGGCAGGCTCGGCTCGGACCTCTTGAAGACAGACGACGTCGGCCGAGGTGGCCGCGAGCCACTCGACGTAGCCCTTCTTCGCTGCGGCACGCAGGCCGTTGACGTTCACGGTGGAGACGGTCAGCACGGCCCGAGCCTAACCGCGCCGGTCACGGGTCCCGTGGCCCCCGTGCTGTGCCGTCGCTCTCACGACGACGGTGCGGGCCGGGGGCTCGGCCAGACGTCGAGTTTTCCTCCCTCGAACGTGCTGTCCGGCGTTACCCTTACCACCATGGATGCGAGCGCCGACAACACTGCGACGGGGAAGGCAGGCGAGCCGATCGCGATTCGCGCGTCCAACGCCGAACGAGAGACCTACGCCGTCCGTCTTCAGGAGGCCTTCGCCGAAGGCCGACTCGACGTCGGCGAGCTCGATGACCGACTCGCACGCGCCTACGCCGCCAAGACGATCGCCGAGCTAACCCCGCTCGTCGCCGACCTGCCGCCCATTGCGGGCACGCCCGCCGCCGCAGGCCAGGCCTCGCTCGCCCATCCGCAGGCCGCCTCGATCGCCGCAGCGAACGGCGCAGGCCTGCACGGTCCGGCCAAGCTTCGACTTCAGGCGGGCGCGATGGGGCTGGAACGGTCGGGAAATTGGCTGGTGCCTCGCCGACTGGTGGTCGAGTCGAAATACGGGTCGGTCAAGCTCGACCTGGCGTCCGCGACCATCCCGCATCCGGAGGTCGAGGTGGCGCTCGACATCAAGTACGGCGGCATCGACATCATCCTCCCGCCCGACGCCACCGCAGACATCGACGGGTTCCACTCCAAGTGGGGCTGGCAGTCGCTGAAGGTGCCGTCGGTCCGGACCGGCCGGTCGCTGCACGTCGCGATCACCGGAACCAACAAGTACGGGCCGGTCACCGTGCGGTATCCGCGCGGGCTCTGGTGACCTCGGGAGCTGCTCCCGTCTGCTGAGGCGGGCGGTGCGGCGGCATCAGGGCCCGCCCCACACCTGACGCCGAGGAAGTCAGGGGGATCTGAGCTGCGGAGTTCTGAGCGGCAGGAGTCTCAACAGCAGGTTCTCAGCGGCAGAGTTCGCCGGAGACGTGCCGGAGGGTATCGGCCATCACCCAGCGGTCTCTGCCGAGCTGCCGGTAGCCCTCCTGTTCGACCTGATGGGCTCCGATCACCATGCCCGAGGTGAGTTCGCCGATCACCGGGTGCTCCGACGCCGGTCCGGCATGGACGGGTACTGCGCCCGCGACGACCTCGAAGTCGCACGGCGTGCCGAAGAGCGGCGCCTTCGGTGTCACGTCCGCCTCGGAGGTCTCCTCGCGGTCCGTCAGATAGGCGAGACCGATCACCGCTGCCGCGATGATGATCAGAGTTCGCTTCGGCATCCTTCGTCCACCCCCGGTCCGCGATCCGCCTGGTGCTCCGGCAATCGAGTCCAGATATAGAACGCGAACGGCGAACACGAAGAACCGAAGCGCCGGAGACCACTCGGGCAGGTGACAAACGAACTCAATGTGGGGGAGCGAAACTCGGGGTGGTCACGAAGAGCCATCCACCCCGCCGGCCGCCGGGGACGACCGGCGTCTCAGCGGAGCTCGAAGCGCTCCCGCAACGCCGCAAGCACCGGACCGGCGGGAAGGCCGTTCCCTTCCGCGAGGCCGGGGACGACAGCCTGGATGAAGGGGGCCACGTCCGCACGAGCACGCAGCAGGAAACGCTCCCGGTCGAAGCGGCCGCTGATCCGCTTCCCACGCGGGTTGACGACGGCGACAAGCGCCACCTCGATCGGCGAGCGCGCCCAGCCGAGGTATCGAGCCGCCTGGAAGAGCGGGATGCTGACCAGCATCAACAGCCGCTCGACCACGAAGAGCGGCACACAGCACAGCCAGATCAGCGCCCGCAGGAGCAGGCCGAGGAAGTACACGAACTCGATGACCCAGCCCGCGATCAGGAGGAAGGGCAGCATCAGGAGGACGCCGAGGAATCGCAGCACCGAGCCTGCGGCGCCGCGTCGACGATGCAGGCGGTTCTCCCGCCGTTGCGCACGTCGTCGACGCCGCTCCTCGCCCGCCGAGCCCTGATCACTGCGGCCCGCCCCGAAGCGAGTGGAGGCGATCGCGACCGGCTTGATCATCGGTCGCCAGCCACTGAGCAACGGCCGAACGGTCCATTCCCGCCCGCGTGGATCGATCACCCGCGTCGTCGAACTCATCGTCTCCCTCGACAACTGGACAGGTTCGGGGCCGTCGGTCGAGCCCGGACAGACGAGGAGCCCCCGACGTCTACAGACGTCGGGGCGCCCCTCGACAGGGTCGCGGCCAGGCGGTCAGACCTAGGCCAGCTTCTTCGCCAGATTCTCGTCCAGGCTCGCCAGGAACTCCTCGGTGGTCTGGAAGCCCTGGTCCTTGCCGACCAGCACGGCGAGGTCCTTGGTCATCTTGCCACTCTCGACCGTCTCGATGACGACCTTCTCCAGAGTGTGCGCGAACTCGATGACCTCAGGGGTCTCATCGAGCTTGCCCCGGTGTGCCAGTCCTCGGCTCCACGCGAAGATCGACGCGATCGGGTTGGTGGAGGTCGGCTTGCCCTGCTGGTGCTGCCGGTAGTGCCGGGTGACCGTGCCGTGCGCAGCCTCGGCCTCGACCGTGCGGCCGTCCGGAGTCATCAGCACCGAGGTCATCAGGCCCAGCGAGCCGAAGCCCTGCGCCACGGTGTCGGACTGCACGTCACCGTCGTAGTTCTTGCAGGCCCAGACGTAGCCGCCCTCCCACTTGAGCGCGGAGGCCACCATGTCGTCGATCAGCCGGTGCTCGTAGGTGAGCCCCTGCTTGTCGAACTCGGCCTTGAACTCCTTCTCGAAGATCTCCTCGAACACGTCCTTGAACATGCCGTCGTAGGCCTTGAGGATGGTGTTCTTGGTCGACATGTAGACCGGGTAGTTGCGCTGGAGGCCGTAGGCCAGCGAGGCCCGCGCGAAGTCCTCGATCGACTTCCGGAAGTTGTACATGCCGATGGCGACGCCGCCGCCCTCGGGGAACTGCGCCACCTCCAGCTCCAGCGGCTCGCTGCCGTCGGCAGGCGTGTAGCTGATCGTCACGGTGCCGGGGCCGGGGACCTTGAAGTCGCTGGCCTTGTACTGGTCACCGTGCGCGTGCCTGCCGATGATGATCGGCTTCGTCCAGCCGGGCACCAGCCGAGGGATGTTCTCGATGATGATCGGCTCGCGGAACACGACGCCGCCGAGGATGTTGCGGATGGTGCCGTTGGGGCTCCGCCACATCTTCTTGAGGCCGAACTCCTCGACCCTGGCCTCGTCCGGCGTGATGGTGGCGCACTTCACGCCGACACCGTGCTTCGCGATCGCGTTGGCCGCGTCGATGGTGATCTGGTCGTCCGTGGCGTCGCGGCTCTCGATGCCGAGGTCGTAGTACTCCAGATCGACATCGAGATAGGGGTGGACCAGCCGGTCCTTGATGAACTGCCAGATGATCCTGGTCATCTCGTCGCCGTCGAGCTCGACGACCTTGCCCTGTACCTTGATCTTGCCCATGATCGCGGGCACTCCTCTCCCAATCCGTGCGAGGACGCAAGCGGTACAAGCGTACTGGTAACTACTTGGGATCACTCACATCCCACGAAATCGCAAGGTCTACCCTCCTTCCGAGTGATCTTGAGGGGGCGGTATGGCTACGGGGCCGACACATGCGATCAGTGGGCTGGCGGCATGGGCCGCCGTCACCGCATTAGCCAGTGATGGGACCGTCGGACAGCTCTCGGCACAGAGCTGGGTGATCGGCGCGACGCTGGCCTCCGGGGCCGCGCTGCTGCCCGACATCGACCATCCCAGCTCCACCGTCACCCGTACCTTCGGCGCGATCAGCCAGGGGCTCTCCAAGGCCGCCGTGACCCTCAGCTCCTTCATCTACAAACTCACCAGGACGAAGAAGGACTCCGACCGCGACGGCGGCCACCGAGGGTTCACCCACACCATCGTCTTCGCCCTGTTGATGGGCCTCGCCGTCACGGCGATCGTGCAGGCCAGCAACGGCACCGCCACGGCGGTCGTGATGTTCTTCTACGCAGGTCTGGCCATCCGAGGCATCATGCACAAGTGGTGCCCCAAGCGGGACGCGATGCTGATCGCGGGCGCCTCCCTGGTGCTGACCGCCCTCTGCACCTGGTGGGCGAGCGGCGAGGAGCACAACGCCGCGATCTTCGGCCTCGCCGTGATCATCGGCTGCGTCGCCCACTTCCTTGGGGACGCGATCACCTCACAAGGCTGCTCGATGCTCTGGCCGATCCCCATCGCAGGCAAGACCTGGTACCCGATCCGCCCGCCGGAGGTCATGCGGATGAGCACCGGCGGCAAGGTCGAGATGAAGATCCTCCTGCCGCTGCTGACCGGTGCCGCGGTGATCTTCTCCGCCGTGGTGGCCTACCGGGTCGGCGCCGCCCCGTGGCTCGCGGACATCGGCCTCATCTCCTGACGCGCTTTCACGATCGGGTGATCCCCATCGAGAAGATCAACTCCGTAACATGGGACGGTATCCCGACCTTTCCCGCGAGGAGCTGATCGACGATGGCCGCACGACCATCCACCCTGCGTGTCGCCCTGATCGGGGCGTCGCTGTGCGTGCTCCTCGCAGGCTGCTCGGAGGCCGAGAACCTGCGCAACGAACTCGATCAGGCGGGCGACGGCCTGAACCGGGTGCAGGTCTGTGCCGAGGCGCTCGGTCTGGCCGACTTCAACCCTCAGGTGCCGACCGCCGAGGAGGCCGCGCAGGCGGCTCAGGAGCGGATCGACGAGCTGGAGGCGCTGGCCACCGAGACCACCGACGCCGATGTCGCCCAGGGCCTGCGGGACATGGCGGCCTCGCTGGAGTCGGTGGCGAACGCGGAGATCACCGCCGAGGACGTCGAAGGCTGGACACAACAGCAGGCCGACCGACTGGCCGAGCTCCAGGAGATCTGCACCTGAGCAGGTCATGTCGGGTGAGGCCTGACCGGGACCGGCGCTGAGGCTCCCGGCCGGGCGCGGCAGAAGGTGTCCTCCGTCGGCGCACTCGGGCGGGCCGGGGTCGAGGTTCTCGGCCTGGCCCCGGTTCAGCCCTCATCGCGGATCACACCGGCAACACAGGCCTCAGCGGTACCGCATGACTCGGACGGCCGTCGTCGGTCGCGCCCCGACTCAGCCTGCCGTACAGGGCGCCGTGATCTCCTCGATGAGCTCCCCCGCCAGCTCCGGCGTCGCGGCGATGACGCCGGACCAGCGCAGGCTCAGATCCGGGTTCAGCTCCAGCGGCCTGCCGTGGACGTCGACCACCACGCCGCCCGCAGCGGGCACGGTCACCATCGCCGCAGCCAGGTCCATGATCCGGTGCACGCCTTCGCCGACGGCGGCGAAGGCGTCGATCGACCCCTCGGCCACCAACACCGCCTCCAGGCAGGTGGTGGACAGCACCCGGATCCGCGCGGCCCGCATGGCCACCCGCTGCCAGGCCTGCATGGTCGCAGGCTTCGGTCGCAGCAGGCTCAGGTTGGCCCCGGTGAGGCTGGTCCGCCCGCTGGTCCGGAAGGGCGTCGGCGTGCCGGCCAGCGCGTGCCAGGCGCGCCCGGTGTCCAGCCAGGTGGTCAGCGCCTCGCTCGGCTCCCCGTCGACCGCCAGGACGCCCGCGAAGCACGACAACGGCACACCCGTTGCGGCATTGCTCGATCCGTCAACCGGATCGACGACCATGGTCACCGCCGAGCCGTTGTCGACGAATCCCACCTCCTCGCTGAGCAGGTTGACGCCGTGCCGACGGGCCACGTCTGCGACGGCGTCCTCCACCATGCGGTCGAGCAGCATCGTCGGCGTCCCGTCGGCACCCATGGCGACCTCGTAGCCGAGTTCGGCTCGGGTGTGCCTGCGTCGAGCCAGCCCGTAGGCAGCCGAGGCCGCCCGGGCGGCGTCGGCCAGCGCGGGATGCACCCCCTCCGACAGCACAGGCTCCGGCACCGGCCAGTCGATCAGGGTCGCACTCCCCGTCCGCCCGGCCGTCTGCTGCCCGGCTGACTTCTCCTCGGCTGTCTTTTTCTCAGGGGCCACCCGCGAACCGTAGCCGGCCACCCCGACGCGGTCGAGCACGGCTGGGGGGCGGATCGGGCCGCTGTCATCCGCAGTGAGGTTTCCTCGGCGACCGGCCTGGATACGCCCGCTGTGGAGGTGATGCTGATGCACGCCGCAATCGGAGACCGGCTCCACATCCACGGTCGGGTCGTCGGACAGCCGGACCGACTCGCCGAGATCCGCGAGGTACGAGGCTCGGACGGCGAGCCGCCGTACCTGGTGGTCTTCCCGGACGGAACCGAGTCGCTCGTGTATCCCGGTCCGGACTGCGAGATCGAGCAGCACGGTTCGGACGATCTCGGCTGAGTCCGTCGGCGGATCGTCCGTCCCCGGACTCCGCACGCCGCGCGACGGCCGTTCGGTGCGCTGCACTCGATCCTGACGGACCCGACCATCGGCGGCCGCCCGGGCGTCGCCGACGAGGACTTCGACCGAAAGACAGATCTGCCCGGACCGCCTGCGGCGGTCCGGGCAGATCAACGTCGCGTTCCGGGCGGGCAGCCCGTCCTGCGACGGACCCCGCGCAAGTGGGGCCGCTGTGTCTCAGAGGCTCTGGACGTCGGCCTGCTTCGCGCGGACGGCCTCGGCCGCCGCCTTCAGCTCGGTCAGCTCCGAGTCGGAGAGATCGCGCTCGACGACCTTGCGGATGCCCTCGCGACCCAGCTCCGCGGTGACGCCCAGGTAGACGCCTTCGATGCCGTACTCGCCGTCGACCCACGCACACACCGGCAGCACGGTGCCCGCGTCCTCGTGCACGGCCTTGGCCATCCGAGCAGCGGCCGCAGACGGCGCGTAGTACGCGGAACCCGTCTTGAGCAGCGCCACGACCTCGGCGCCGCCGTTGCGGGTGCGAGTGACCAGCTCGTCGATCTTCTCGGCGGGCAGCACCTCGGACAGCGGCTTGCCGTCCACCGAAGAGGCGGACGGGACCGGGACCATCGTGTCCCCGTGCGAGCCGAGCGTGAGGGTGGTGACGGACGAGACCGGCACCGACAGCGCCTCGGCCACCGAGTTGGTGAAGCGGGCGGTGTCGAGGATGCCTGCCTGGCCGAGCACCTTGTTCTTCGGGAAGCCGGTCGCCAGCTGGGCGAGCGCGGTCATCTCGTCCAGCGGGTTGGACACGACGATGACCACGGCCTCCGGCGCGTGCTTCGCGACGTTCTCCGCAACCTGGCGCACGATCTTCGCGTTGGTCTCGATGAGATCCATCCGGCTCATACCGGGCTTGCGCGGCAGGCCTGCGGTGATGATGACGATCTCGGCGCCCGCCAAGACCTCGTAGCCCGAGCCGTCGCGGTCGGTGGTCTTGCCGACGACGGTGGTCTCGAAGCCCTCGACCGGACGGGACTGGTTCAGGTCGAGAGCCAGGCCCTCGGCCTTTCCGTCGACGATGTCGGTCAACACCACGGTCTCGAAGATGTCGTACTCGGCCAGCCGCTGAGCGGTGGTCGAACCGTAGAAACCGGCGCCGACTACGGCGACCTTGCCGGAACGTGCCACTGGACGGGTCCTCCCTGATCACAGGCGGAGAGGTCCTGGGCGCGGCGGAGGTCTGGAGAAGGCAGGAGCGTGGGGATCACCTGTCGGCGACGGCCACGGCACCGGGACCGCTTCGTCGGGCGGCTGCCCGACGGGGCGAGGTTATCAAGGCCCCCGGCTCCACCACCGCATCTGGTGAGCAGGCTCTCGTGGTGACCGCAACGCGGCCCGTGTCGATCCCGGCTCCCGTCCCGGCGCCGGGCCTGCCGCCGAATCAGCCTGCGCTGTGATCATCTCTCCCTCCGTTCAGCGGCCCCTGGATCAGCGGCCCGCCGCGAGCACCGCAGGCCGCTCGCCGCACTGATCACGCCTGCACGGTGGCCGATTCGGTGCGGAAGTCGAAGTCGACCGGATCGAGCCAACCGGCGGCGGTCGGACGACTCGCCGTGTTGACCTGGGCTGCCCGCCTGGATTCCCCCCGAAGACGTCGATCCGAAGCACGCTCGCGAACGACGCGGATCACGGAGCGAGTCGATCGTCAGGACGAACACCACCACTCTGCGACACCGAGATCACCCGAACGGCCCAGCTCACTCCACTTGGGACCCGGCAGGATGGCTACGACGGCGCCCTGTCACGACAGACCGAGCCTGACATCCGAACGGGCGAACGTTTACCGTGTCG
The Actinoalloteichus fjordicus DNA segment above includes these coding regions:
- a CDS encoding exodeoxyribonuclease III, with amino-acid sequence MLTVSTVNVNGLRAAAKKGYVEWLAATSADVVCLQEVRAEPAQLPAALREPAGWHVVSAHSSLKGRAGVALLTRVEPSAVRVGFGVEEFDQSGRYVEVELPGLVVGSLYLPSGDVGTERQEEKERFMAAFLPYLVELRAKAAADDREVLICGDWNIAHQQIDLKNWRGNQKQAGFLPAERAWLSRVYDEAGYVDVMRTLHPEGPGPYSWWSYRGRAFDNDSGWRIDLACATPDLAARAVSAVVERAESHEQRWSDHAPVTVAFDR
- a CDS encoding DUF1707 SHOCT-like domain-containing protein, with translation MDASADNTATGKAGEPIAIRASNAERETYAVRLQEAFAEGRLDVGELDDRLARAYAAKTIAELTPLVADLPPIAGTPAAAGQASLAHPQAASIAAANGAGLHGPAKLRLQAGAMGLERSGNWLVPRRLVVESKYGSVKLDLASATIPHPEVEVALDIKYGGIDIILPPDATADIDGFHSKWGWQSLKVPSVRTGRSLHVAITGTNKYGPVTVRYPRGLW
- a CDS encoding NADP-dependent isocitrate dehydrogenase, yielding MGKIKVQGKVVELDGDEMTRIIWQFIKDRLVHPYLDVDLEYYDLGIESRDATDDQITIDAANAIAKHGVGVKCATITPDEARVEEFGLKKMWRSPNGTIRNILGGVVFREPIIIENIPRLVPGWTKPIIIGRHAHGDQYKASDFKVPGPGTVTISYTPADGSEPLELEVAQFPEGGGVAIGMYNFRKSIEDFARASLAYGLQRNYPVYMSTKNTILKAYDGMFKDVFEEIFEKEFKAEFDKQGLTYEHRLIDDMVASALKWEGGYVWACKNYDGDVQSDTVAQGFGSLGLMTSVLMTPDGRTVEAEAAHGTVTRHYRQHQQGKPTSTNPIASIFAWSRGLAHRGKLDETPEVIEFAHTLEKVVIETVESGKMTKDLAVLVGKDQGFQTTEEFLASLDENLAKKLA
- a CDS encoding metal-dependent hydrolase encodes the protein MATGPTHAISGLAAWAAVTALASDGTVGQLSAQSWVIGATLASGAALLPDIDHPSSTVTRTFGAISQGLSKAAVTLSSFIYKLTRTKKDSDRDGGHRGFTHTIVFALLMGLAVTAIVQASNGTATAVVMFFYAGLAIRGIMHKWCPKRDAMLIAGASLVLTALCTWWASGEEHNAAIFGLAVIIGCVAHFLGDAITSQGCSMLWPIPIAGKTWYPIRPPEVMRMSTGGKVEMKILLPLLTGAAVIFSAVVAYRVGAAPWLADIGLIS
- a CDS encoding bacteriophage spanin2 family protein; protein product: MAARPSTLRVALIGASLCVLLAGCSEAENLRNELDQAGDGLNRVQVCAEALGLADFNPQVPTAEEAAQAAQERIDELEALATETTDADVAQGLRDMAASLESVANAEITAEDVEGWTQQQADRLAELQEICT
- a CDS encoding inositol monophosphatase family protein gives rise to the protein MAPEKKTAEEKSAGQQTAGRTGSATLIDWPVPEPVLSEGVHPALADAARAASAAYGLARRRHTRAELGYEVAMGADGTPTMLLDRMVEDAVADVARRHGVNLLSEEVGFVDNGSAVTMVVDPVDGSSNAATGVPLSCFAGVLAVDGEPSEALTTWLDTGRAWHALAGTPTPFRTSGRTSLTGANLSLLRPKPATMQAWQRVAMRAARIRVLSTTCLEAVLVAEGSIDAFAAVGEGVHRIMDLAAAMVTVPAAGGVVVDVHGRPLELNPDLSLRWSGVIAATPELAGELIEEITAPCTAG
- a CDS encoding DUF1918 domain-containing protein is translated as MHAAIGDRLHIHGRVVGQPDRLAEIREVRGSDGEPPYLVVFPDGTESLVYPGPDCEIEQHGSDDLG
- a CDS encoding malate dehydrogenase, coding for MARSGKVAVVGAGFYGSTTAQRLAEYDIFETVVLTDIVDGKAEGLALDLNQSRPVEGFETTVVGKTTDRDGSGYEVLAGAEIVIITAGLPRKPGMSRMDLIETNAKIVRQVAENVAKHAPEAVVIVVSNPLDEMTALAQLATGFPKNKVLGQAGILDTARFTNSVAEALSVPVSSVTTLTLGSHGDTMVPVPSASSVDGKPLSEVLPAEKIDELVTRTRNGGAEVVALLKTGSAYYAPSAAAARMAKAVHEDAGTVLPVCAWVDGEYGIEGVYLGVTAELGREGIRKVVERDLSDSELTELKAAAEAVRAKQADVQSL